One window from the genome of Numida meleagris isolate 19003 breed g44 Domestic line chromosome 24, NumMel1.0, whole genome shotgun sequence encodes:
- the CDC42SE1 gene encoding CDC42 small effector protein 1, whose protein sequence is MSDFWHKLGCCVVEKPQPKKRRRRIDRSMIGEPMNFVHLTHIGSGDMAAGEGLPMTGAVQEMRSKGGRERQWSSSRVL, encoded by the exons ATGAGCGACTTCTGGCACAAGCTGGGCTGCTGCGTCGTGGAGAAGCCACAGCCC aagaagaggaggagacgGATCGACCGCTCCATGATTGGCGAGCCCATGAACTTCGTGCACCTGACGCACATCGGCTCCGGAGACATGGCCGCGGGCGAAGGCCTGCCCATG ACAGGCGCTGTCCAGGAGATGAGGTCCAAGGGCGGACGGGAGCGGCAGTGGAGCAGCTCCCGGGTGTTGTAG
- the SCNM1 gene encoding sodium channel modifier 1 isoform X2 has protein sequence MSFKREGDDAGQLAVLQKRRVADLLANYIPEDEALLLRSGRYACTVCPHRPVFDTLDVLAVHRAGRKHLGSLRRCYGSRHAQEEAVQEQRHEEVAVGTEGSPAPLLARTRRIAQSALLKAAPYSSCCRRTGADGSGVRAGRTRTGPSAAPLPLKERRDAAEATAAALLPGHCGRRPGEGRQSSELGHSLPPPSQPAALSPTRRQELQRYLQLRSSGWIQDRSGKWVKDENAEFDSDEDEPPALLPA, from the exons ATGTCCTTCAAGCGGGAGGGGGACGACGCGGGGCAGCTGGCCGTGCTGCAG AAAAGGCGCGTGGCGGATCTGTTGGCCAACTACATCCCGGAGGACGAAGCCCTGCTGCTGAGGAGCGGGAG GTACGCCTGCACGGTGTGCCCGCACCGCCCCGTCTTCGACACGCTGGACGTGCTGGCGGTGCACCGGGCTGGCAGGAAGCACCTGGGCA GCCTCAGGCGCTGCTACGGCAGCAGGCACGCGCAGGAGGAGGCGGTGCAGGAGCAGCGGCACGAGGAGGTGGCGGTGGGCACGGAG GGCTCCCCGGCCCCTCTGCTGGCCAGGACCAGGAGGATCGCCCAGAGCGCGTTGCTGAAGGCCGCTCcctacagcagctgctgccggAGGACGGG GGCAGATGGAAGTGGTGTGCGAGCGGGTAGGACCCGGACGGGGCCGAGCGCTGCCCCACTGCCCTTGAAGGAGCGCAGGGATGCGGCAGAGgccactgctgcagctctgctgcccggGCACTGCGGCAGGCGACCAGGTGAGGGCCGTCAGAGCTCAGAGTTGGGCCACTCACTACCA CCCCCCAGTCAGCCCGCAGCCCTCAGCCCCACGCGGCGCCAGGAGCTGCAGCGATACCTGCAGCTGCGGAG CTCCGGTTGGATCCAGGACCGCTCCGGGAAATGGGTGAAGGACGAGAACGCCGAGTTTGATTCTGACGAGGATGAGCCCCCCGCGCTGCTGCCGGCCTGA
- the MLLT11 gene encoding protein AF1q yields MLDTISSQYDSFIYWRMPIPRLELAELEGLGLGQGSLYAPRTKLPEAAQEPGPAEEDSLLPFSSFNFWRAPIASISSFDFDLI; encoded by the coding sequence ATGCTGGACACCATCAGCAGCCAGTACGACTCCTTCATCTACTGGAGGATGCCCATCCCGCGGCTGGAGCTGGCGGAGctggaggggctggggctgggccaggGGTCCCTGTACGCACCCCGCACCAAGCTGCCAGAGGCAGCCCAGGAGCCCGGCCCCGCGGAGGAGGACAGCCTGCTGCCCTTCAGCAGCTTCAACTTCTGGAGAGCGCCCATCGCCAGCATCAGCTCCTTCGACTTCGACCTCATCTGA
- the GABPB2 gene encoding GA-binding protein subunit beta-2 isoform X1, whose product MASASLFSADSFVFRSSLPPLRAACGSSVLPCTKMSLVDLGKRLLEAARKGEDDEVRTLMASGAPFTTDWLGTSPLHLAAQHGHYSTAEVLLRAGVSRDARTKVDRTPLHMAAADGHAHVVDLLIRNGADVNAKDMLQMTALHWAAEHNHRDVVELLVRYGADVHAFSKFDKSPFDIALDKNNPETLVILQEAMQQQVDAHPEKANPVTSAVSVTSPLILTAGDVLSLAGLISAANTKGDAEERVGANSVDPALQRVVGGGGQRVITIVSGGVPLGSLQPAGPGQPCLVTVRDGQPVVPVPAGQAAEEAAVGDGGGAEGGEKPPAKRLRVEQNGNGVEQSEGSVEGEAPWQRPGAAQGELDAGTAVHAVVVSSEDAEGPAPGAERPPDSAARTLTS is encoded by the exons ATGGCCTCTGCCTCACTGTTTTCTGCTGATTCCTTCGTGTTCCGTTCCTCGCTCCCTCCTCTGAGAGCAGCTTGCGGCAGCTCCGTGCTCCCATGTACGAAGATGTCTTTAGTGGACCTGGGGAAGCggctgctggaagcagctcGCAAAGGCGAAGATGACGAAGTGCGGACGCTGATGGCCAGCGGTGCTCCCTTCACCACGGACTGG CTCGGGACGTCCCCGCTCCACCTCGCTGCCCAGCACGGCCACTACTCCACGGCAGAGGTGCTGCTCCGAGCCGGGGTGAGCAGAGATGCGCGGACCAAGGTGGACCGGACCCCGCTGCACATGGCCGCGGCTGACGGACACGCTCACGTTGTAGACCTGTTAATTAGG AACGGGGCCGATGTGAATGCCAAGGACATGCTGCAAATGACTGCTTTACACTGGGCAGCAGAACACAACCACCGCGACGTTGTGGAGCTGCTCGTCAGATACGGAGCCGATGTGCACGCCTTCAGCAAGTTTGATAAATCGCCCTTTGATATTGCTTTGGACAAGAACAATCCGGAGACCCTGGTGATACTGCAG gaAGCAATGCAGCAGCAGGTGGACGCGCACCCGGAGAAAGCAAATCCCGTCACCAGCGCCGTGAGCGTCACCTCGCCCCTCATTCTTACAGCCGGGGACGTTCTCAGCCTGGCTGGTCTCATCTCCGCTGCAAACACCAAAG GCGACGCAGAGGAACGGGTGGGAGCGAATTCTGTCGATCCTGCCCTGCAGCGAGTGGTcggcggcggcgggcagcgcgTCATCACCATCGTGAGCGGCGGCGttcccctgggcagcctgcagccgGCCGGCCCCGGCCAGCCCTGCCTCGTCACCGTGCGCGATGGGCAGCCAG TTGTCCCTGTACCTGCTGGTCAGGCTGCAGAGGAGGCTGCGGTTGGAGATGGGGGTGgtgcagaaggaggagaaaagccGCCGGCCAAGAGGCTCAGAGTGGAACAGAATGGGAATGGTGTGGAGCAAAGCGAG GGCAGCGTTGAAGGGGAAGCGCCCTGGCAGCGGCCCGGCGCGGCACAGGGGGAGCTGGACGCCGGCACCGCGGTGCACGCGGTTGTGGTGAGCTCCGAGGATGCCGAGGGACCCGCGCCGGGAGCGGAGCGGCCGCCGGACAGCGCTGCCAGGACCTTAACCTCCTAA
- the SCNM1 gene encoding sodium channel modifier 1 isoform X1, which produces MSFKREGDDAGQLAVLQKRRVADLLANYIPEDEALLLRSGRYACTVCPHRPVFDTLDVLAVHRAGRKHLGSLRRCYGSRHAQEEAVQEQRHEEVAVGTEGSPAPLLARTRRIAQSALLKAAPYSSCCRRTGADGSGVRAGRTRTGPSAAPLPLKERRDAAEATAAALLPGHCGRRPEAAASTRTQRGGPRRAPPSPPPSQPAALSPTRRQELQRYLQLRSSGWIQDRSGKWVKDENAEFDSDEDEPPALLPA; this is translated from the exons ATGTCCTTCAAGCGGGAGGGGGACGACGCGGGGCAGCTGGCCGTGCTGCAG AAAAGGCGCGTGGCGGATCTGTTGGCCAACTACATCCCGGAGGACGAAGCCCTGCTGCTGAGGAGCGGGAG GTACGCCTGCACGGTGTGCCCGCACCGCCCCGTCTTCGACACGCTGGACGTGCTGGCGGTGCACCGGGCTGGCAGGAAGCACCTGGGCA GCCTCAGGCGCTGCTACGGCAGCAGGCACGCGCAGGAGGAGGCGGTGCAGGAGCAGCGGCACGAGGAGGTGGCGGTGGGCACGGAG GGCTCCCCGGCCCCTCTGCTGGCCAGGACCAGGAGGATCGCCCAGAGCGCGTTGCTGAAGGCCGCTCcctacagcagctgctgccggAGGACGGG GGCAGATGGAAGTGGTGTGCGAGCGGGTAGGACCCGGACGGGGCCGAGCGCTGCCCCACTGCCCTTGAAGGAGCGCAGGGATGCGGCAGAGgccactgctgcagctctgctgcccggGCACTGCGGCAGGCGACCAG aGGCGGCGGCTTCCACCCGCACCCAGCGGGGCGGTCCAAGGAGGGCTCCGCCATCACCGCCCCCCAGTCAGCCCGCAGCCCTCAGCCCCACGCGGCGCCAGGAGCTGCAGCGATACCTGCAGCTGCGGAG CTCCGGTTGGATCCAGGACCGCTCCGGGAAATGGGTGAAGGACGAGAACGCCGAGTTTGATTCTGACGAGGATGAGCCCCCCGCGCTGCTGCCGGCCTGA
- the GABPB2 gene encoding GA-binding protein subunit beta-2 isoform X2: protein MSLVDLGKRLLEAARKGEDDEVRTLMASGAPFTTDWLGTSPLHLAAQHGHYSTAEVLLRAGVSRDARTKVDRTPLHMAAADGHAHVVDLLIRNGADVNAKDMLQMTALHWAAEHNHRDVVELLVRYGADVHAFSKFDKSPFDIALDKNNPETLVILQEAMQQQVDAHPEKANPVTSAVSVTSPLILTAGDVLSLAGLISAANTKGDAEERVGANSVDPALQRVVGGGGQRVITIVSGGVPLGSLQPAGPGQPCLVTVRDGQPVVPVPAGQAAEEAAVGDGGGAEGGEKPPAKRLRVEQNGNGVEQSEGSVEGEAPWQRPGAAQGELDAGTAVHAVVVSSEDAEGPAPGAERPPDSAARTLTS from the exons ATGTCTTTAGTGGACCTGGGGAAGCggctgctggaagcagctcGCAAAGGCGAAGATGACGAAGTGCGGACGCTGATGGCCAGCGGTGCTCCCTTCACCACGGACTGG CTCGGGACGTCCCCGCTCCACCTCGCTGCCCAGCACGGCCACTACTCCACGGCAGAGGTGCTGCTCCGAGCCGGGGTGAGCAGAGATGCGCGGACCAAGGTGGACCGGACCCCGCTGCACATGGCCGCGGCTGACGGACACGCTCACGTTGTAGACCTGTTAATTAGG AACGGGGCCGATGTGAATGCCAAGGACATGCTGCAAATGACTGCTTTACACTGGGCAGCAGAACACAACCACCGCGACGTTGTGGAGCTGCTCGTCAGATACGGAGCCGATGTGCACGCCTTCAGCAAGTTTGATAAATCGCCCTTTGATATTGCTTTGGACAAGAACAATCCGGAGACCCTGGTGATACTGCAG gaAGCAATGCAGCAGCAGGTGGACGCGCACCCGGAGAAAGCAAATCCCGTCACCAGCGCCGTGAGCGTCACCTCGCCCCTCATTCTTACAGCCGGGGACGTTCTCAGCCTGGCTGGTCTCATCTCCGCTGCAAACACCAAAG GCGACGCAGAGGAACGGGTGGGAGCGAATTCTGTCGATCCTGCCCTGCAGCGAGTGGTcggcggcggcgggcagcgcgTCATCACCATCGTGAGCGGCGGCGttcccctgggcagcctgcagccgGCCGGCCCCGGCCAGCCCTGCCTCGTCACCGTGCGCGATGGGCAGCCAG TTGTCCCTGTACCTGCTGGTCAGGCTGCAGAGGAGGCTGCGGTTGGAGATGGGGGTGgtgcagaaggaggagaaaagccGCCGGCCAAGAGGCTCAGAGTGGAACAGAATGGGAATGGTGTGGAGCAAAGCGAG GGCAGCGTTGAAGGGGAAGCGCCCTGGCAGCGGCCCGGCGCGGCACAGGGGGAGCTGGACGCCGGCACCGCGGTGCACGCGGTTGTGGTGAGCTCCGAGGATGCCGAGGGACCCGCGCCGGGAGCGGAGCGGCCGCCGGACAGCGCTGCCAGGACCTTAACCTCCTAA
- the LYSMD1 gene encoding LOW QUALITY PROTEIN: lysM and putative peptidoglycan-binding domain-containing protein 1 (The sequence of the model RefSeq protein was modified relative to this genomic sequence to represent the inferred CDS: deleted 2 bases in 2 codons; added 34 bases not found in genome assembly), protein MAARSAAPPLPWGPPTARFRVFRPVVPREGAGTNGKRGASEPRGTTGVVVFRLPSAVGHDGRGTTTPSSLRAGPEWGRGWGAAGRPAMAGGREHRVRPGDTLPGLALRYGVTMEQIKRANRLYTSDTIFLKPTLLIPPPEPPNEEPVGSAPSDPGDTDTATATASPPAAAPPRHDLTATDFLRRLDADIGRSKAAAVAQRLRTGVPEAAVPCPRPGPSPRGPQLGAQPLTRTRRAAALRDTEDEIFTL, encoded by the exons ATGGCGGCCCGCAGCGCTGCTCCGCCGTTGCCATGGGGACCGCCCACCGCCCGCTTCCGGGTCTTCCGTCCCGTCGTGCCTCGCGAGGGAGCG GGGACCAATGGGAAGCGCGGAGCCTCGGAGCCGCGAGGCACGACGGGAGTTGTAGTTTTCCGTCTGCCTTCC GCCGTGGGTCACGACGGGCGCGGGACTACAACTCCCAGCAGTCTCCGCGCCGGACCCGAgtggggccggggctggggAGCGGCGGGGCGCCCCGCTATGGCGGGGGGCCGGGAGCACCGGGTGAGGCCCGGGGACACTCTGCCGGGACTGGCGCTGCGCTACGGCGTCACG ATGGAGCAGATCAAACGCGCCAACCGCCTCTACACATCGGACACCATTTTCCTGAAGCCCACCCTCCTCATCCCCCCCCCGGAGCCCCCCAATGAGGAGCCCGTGGGGTCAGCGCCGTCGGACCCGGGGGACACGGACACCGCCACTGCCACCGCTTccccccccgccgccgcgccgccgcgcCACGACCTCACTGCCACCGATTTCCTGCGGCGCCTCGACGCCGACATCGGCCGCTCCAAAGCGGCGGCGGTGGCACAGCGGCTCCGCACCGG TGTCCCTGAGGCCGCCGTCCCGTGCCCCCGCCCGGGGCCGTCCCCGCGGGGTCCCCAGCTCGGTGCTCAGCCCCTGACCCGGACGCGGCGGGCGGCCGCGCT
- the SEMA6C gene encoding semaphorin-6C (The sequence of the model RefSeq protein was modified relative to this genomic sequence to represent the inferred CDS: added 175 bases not found in genome assembly), with the protein MLLLNGTLLVAARDHVYAFALGGDPRALYPHRSITWEPRDRAGCAVRGEVQDGCHNHIRVLLPRDARTLFVCGTNAFSPVCRTYQALTLEQEGEELPGQARCPFDARQSIAATFADDRLYSATVADFQASDAVIYRSVRGPALRSIKYSSRWLREPHFVRAMPHGAHVYFFFREMAAELGLPGKVPVSRVGRVCRNDAGGSPRVLERRWTSFLKKRLQCAVPGDVPFHFDVLEAVTAPHTLHGQPAVLAVFGTQRNSIPGSAVCAFYLADVERAFEGPFADPRGAAAPWPPVPEGRVPRPRPGCCAGMGSAAAIVTSGDLPDETLSFAKEHPLLHGAVAPAGGRPLFTQTGTRLTQLAVDAGAGPRGNHTVLFVGSEDGRVLKVLTAARRPGDNGQRGDTAGHGDDNGDGGDGGTEAVLLEEIRLYEAGRCRGPRGASRVLGLELHPKGRELFVAFSGCIVRLPLSRCARHGQCRRSCLAARDPYCVWLPPGGCVPFSEDLPDGFEQDVEGFSGLTGTCPGAASAADGDNGDNGDVAHGVRGAEPVAAVPVPVLVGCVLGAFVLGALVAGLGAACTRRPAAPKGAPEPPSPCPPPAPRLYPALPSHGGAWDPHPEPPSPEPSPEPPTRTPRGLSAPQPPGPGPPLEATLEGSGAAGWPLPPPGPMANRVQPGSAPLAPWDGAPRRLDVPPDSPPPPRRPLAQRHSLGGAARPPGAVRGLTRMHSLGSPGGPPPWGPHAIPLQRSLSMKPPLSAKPPLPPKPPPVP; encoded by the exons GTGTGCTGCTGCCCCGCGACGCCCGGACCCTCTTCGTGTGCGGGACCAACGCCTTCAGCCCCGTGTGCCGCACGTACCAG GCGCTGACCCTGGAGCAGGAGGGCGAGGAGCTGCCCGGGCAGGCGCGCTGCCCCTTCGACGCGCGGCAGAGCATCGCCGCCACATTCGCTG ATGACCGCCTGTACTCCGCCACCGTGGCCGACTTCCAGGCGAGCGACGCCGTCATCTACCGCAGCGTGCGGGGCCCGGCGCTGCGCAGCATCAAGTACAGCTCCCGCTGGCTGCGgg AGCCGCACTTCGTCCGCGCGATGCCCCACGGAGCCCACGTCTACTTCTTCTTCCGTGAGATGGCGGCGGAGCTGGGGCTGCCGGGGAAG GTGCCGGTGTCGCGCGTGGGCCGCGTGTGCCGCAATGACGCGGGGGGGTCCCCGCGGGTCCTGGAGCGGCGCTGGACGTCGTTCCTGAAGAAGCGGCTGCAGTGCGCGGTGCCGGGGGACGTCCCCTTCCACTTCGATGTCCTGGAAGCCGTCACGGCGCCCCACACTCTGCACGGGCAGCCCGCGGTGCTGGCGGTGTTCGGGACACAGCGCAACAG CATCCCGGGCTCGGCCGTCTGCGCCTTCTACCTGGCGGACGTGGAACGCGCCTTCGAGGGACCCTTCGCCGACCCCCGCGGCGCCGCAGCCCCATGGCCCCCAGTGCCCGAGGGACGCGTGCCCCGGCCCAG aCCCGGGtgctgtgcagggatggggtCGGCCGCTGCCATTGTCACCTCTGGGGACCTTCCCGACGAGACGCTGTCCTTCGCCAAAGAGCACCCGCTGCTGCACGGGGCGGTGGCACCCGCCGGGGGACGGCCCCTCTTCACCCAAACCGGCACCAG GCTGACGCAGCTGGCGGTGGAtgcgggcgcggggccgcgggggAACCACACGGTGCTGTTCGTGGGCTCGGAGGACGGGCGGGTGCTGAAGGTGCTGACGGCCGCAAGACGCCCCGGGGACAACGGGCAGCGCGGTGACACTGCGGGACATGGGGACGACAACGGGGACGGCGGGGACGGCGGCACTGAGgcggtgctgctggaggagatcAGGCTGTACGAGGCCGGGAG GTGCCGGGGGCCGCGCGGCGCCAGCCGGGTGCTGGGGTTGGAGCTGCACCCCAAAGGCCGGGAGCTCTTCGTCGCCTTCTCGGGGTGCATCGTGCGACTGCCCCTGAGCCGCTGCGCCCGGCACGGGCAGTGCCGCCG GAGCTGCCTGGCGGCGCGGGACCCCTACTGCGTCTGGCTGCCCCCCGGGGGCTGCGTCCCCTTCTCCGAGGACCTCCC GGACGGCTTCGAGCAGGACGTGGAGGGGTTCAGCGGGCTGACGGGGACCTGCCCAG GTGCAGCGTCTGCAGCggatggggacaatggggacaacGGGGACGTGGCCCACG gggtCCGCGGAGCAGAGCCAGTGGCGGCGGTGCCGGTACCGGTGCTGGTGGGCTGCGTGCTGGGCGCCTTtgtactgggagcactggtggCAGGACTGGGGGCCGCCTGCACCCGCCGTCCGGCAGCACCCAAAGGTGCCCCCGAGCCCCCCAGCCCGTGCCCCCCGCCCGCCCCACGCCTCTACCCTGCGCTGCCGTCCCACGGGGGGGCCTGGGACCCGCACCCTGAGCCGCCCAGCCCAGAGCCCAGCCCGGAGCCCCCCACCAGGACACCCCGGGGGCTCAGCGCCCCACAGCCCCCCGGCCCGGGACCCCCACTCGAAGCCACCCTGGAGGGCTCGGGGGCTGCGGGGTGGCCGCtgcccccccccggccccatgGCCAACCGGGTGCAGCCGGGATCAGCCCCGCTGGCCCCATGGGACGGAGCCCCCCGGCGTCTCGACGTGCCCCCCGATAGCCCCCCCCCACCGCGCCGGCCGCTGGCGCAGAGACACTCCCTGGGGGGGGCAGCGAGGCCGCCCGGTGCGGTACGCGGCCTCACCCGCATGCACTCATTGGGGTCACCGGGGGGGCCACCTCCGTGGGGTCCCCATGCCATCCCCCTGCAGCGCTCGCTCTCCATGAAGCCCCCCCTGTCTGCAAAGCCCCCGCTGCCGCCTAAACCCCCCCCGGTGCCCTGA